The Deltaproteobacteria bacterium genome has a window encoding:
- a CDS encoding type II toxin-antitoxin system RelE/ParE family toxin, producing MKIRNVAHRGLRRFMQQNDVSGLPPSVVEKVRNILTFLQEMEDAQELRDVPSWNAHQLTGDRKGSWSLTVTRNWRITFRIDQTEGEILDLDYEDYH from the coding sequence ATGAAGATTCGGAACGTGGCTCATCGGGGACTGAGGCGTTTCATGCAGCAGAATGATGTTTCCGGCTTACCCCCGTCGGTCGTAGAGAAGGTCCGTAATATTCTGACCTTCCTGCAGGAGATGGAAGATGCCCAGGAGCTCCGCGACGTCCCAAGTTGGAACGCCCATCAGCTCACCGGCGACCGCAAGGGAAGCTGGAGCCTCACCGTCACCCGCAACTGGCGGATCACCTTCCGAATCGACCAGACCGAAGGAGAAATCCTCGACCTGGATTACGAGGATTACCATTGA
- a CDS encoding HigA family addiction module antitoxin, with translation MMRMVRPAHPGQFIRMEVIEPLGLSVTQAAKVLGVSRPALSALLNARAALSPDMALRIEKAFGPKMDTLLRMQTAYEIAEARGREADIKVKRYLGKPPRAHDQATL, from the coding sequence ATGATGCGTATGGTACGCCCGGCCCACCCGGGACAGTTCATCAGGATGGAAGTGATCGAGCCTCTCGGTCTCTCCGTTACCCAGGCAGCAAAGGTTCTTGGCGTGAGCAGGCCCGCGCTCTCTGCCCTTCTCAACGCCCGCGCCGCGCTCTCGCCAGACATGGCATTGCGGATCGAGAAAGCTTTCGGCCCGAAGATGGACACGCTTCTTCGGATGCAAACCGCTTACGAGATTGCCGAGGCTCGCGGCAGGGAGGCAGACATCAAGGTTAAGCGTTACCTGGGAAAGCCACCCAGGGCCCACGACCAGGCCACACTTTAG
- a CDS encoding FAD-dependent oxidoreductase, with protein MEWITEPERKTPVMANVELLVCGGGFAGVSAAVCGARNGSEVLLLEKYGFLGGLVTSALVITTPPLNNGINSEIAKRLREKAVYTPCRHSGEEVEWLNMHAMDPEVIKYEFLQMLQENKIDFLLHTYIVGTLMEGQRIKGIIMENKAGRQAILAKMVVDATGDADVASFAGAPFRLVRKPMTMMFNMVGVNVPVVLDRIGNWGNLKKLVQEEINRGNLSFDLGINMEFGAPGIHAEKLVYEDEINVWSGNLLGMDGTDPRDLTKAEVITREHVMRMANFLKRNVPGFEKSRIEVTPTQVGVRATRQIIGKASPSPDEVKNKIFDDTVVKPYAHSDMRLPYGSLVPQNVENLLVAGRCISAADEIMGQLRLIPVCSATGQAAGTAAALALKQKKAPQNLEVSKLQRILEDQGMNLGLKRVKQ; from the coding sequence ATGGAGTGGATTACTGAGCCGGAGAGGAAGACTCCTGTAATGGCCAACGTAGAGTTGCTGGTTTGCGGAGGAGGATTCGCAGGGGTGTCCGCAGCGGTATGTGGCGCCCGTAATGGCTCCGAGGTCTTACTCCTGGAGAAATATGGATTCTTAGGCGGGCTGGTAACTTCAGCATTGGTAATTACCACCCCGCCTTTGAATAACGGGATCAATAGCGAAATCGCCAAGAGGCTGCGGGAGAAAGCCGTTTATACCCCCTGCCGCCACTCAGGCGAGGAGGTAGAATGGCTGAATATGCATGCCATGGATCCAGAGGTCATTAAGTATGAATTCCTGCAAATGCTGCAGGAAAATAAAATTGATTTCCTGCTGCACACATACATCGTGGGAACCCTTATGGAAGGGCAGCGGATTAAAGGGATCATTATGGAGAATAAAGCGGGTCGGCAGGCCATTCTGGCCAAGATGGTAGTGGACGCAACCGGAGATGCCGATGTCGCCAGCTTTGCCGGGGCTCCTTTCCGCTTGGTAAGAAAGCCTATGACCATGATGTTCAACATGGTGGGAGTGAATGTTCCGGTTGTTCTGGACCGGATAGGCAACTGGGGCAATCTCAAGAAATTGGTCCAGGAAGAGATAAATAGAGGAAATCTCTCCTTCGATTTAGGAATCAATATGGAGTTCGGCGCGCCTGGGATTCATGCCGAAAAGCTTGTTTATGAGGATGAAATTAACGTGTGGTCCGGGAACCTTTTGGGTATGGATGGTACCGATCCCAGGGATTTGACCAAAGCCGAAGTAATTACCAGGGAACACGTCATGAGGATGGCCAATTTTTTAAAAAGGAATGTGCCGGGTTTTGAAAAATCCAGAATTGAGGTTACTCCCACCCAGGTGGGAGTTCGGGCCACCCGACAAATCATCGGAAAAGCTTCACCCTCGCCGGATGAAGTCAAGAACAAGATATTTGATGATACAGTGGTCAAACCATATGCGCATAGTGACATGAGATTACCCTATGGCTCCCTCGTCCCTCAGAACGTGGAAAATCTCCTTGTGGCCGGCAGGTGTATATCCGCAGCAGATGAGATCATGGGACAACTCCGGCTCATTCCGGTTTGTTCGGCCACAGGGCAAGCTGCGGGTACGGCAGCCGCTTTAGCCTTGAAACAAAAGAAAGCTCCGCAGAATTTGGAGGTGTCTAAATTACAGAGGATTTTGGAAGACCAAGGAATGAATTTAGGATTGAAAAGAGTTAAACAATAA